The DNA window TGGACTCGCTCAAGATGTAGTACTCCTCGCCTTCTATCTTGATCTCGTCAGGGCTGTATTTTGAGAATACGACACGATCGCCGACCTTGACCCGCATGGGAATAAGCTTTCCCTCGTCGCTGTATCGGCCTTCGCCGACCGCGATGATCTTCCCCTGCATCGGCTTCTCCTTATCAACTGTGTCGGGAATAATAATGCCCGCGGCGCTCTTTGTCGTGGTCTCCTCCGCGGAGAGGGGCTTCAGGAGCACCCTGTCTCCGAGCGGCTGGATCGAGCGCTTTGCACCCTCCTTGCCGCCGCCCGATTTCGCATTGTTTGTCTTCGACATACGCAAAAAATATAAAAAAACTACTACTAATAATAAGCAGGAGCACTATACACTAGAAACAAAAAAAGTGCAAATGCGTGTATGAGGCCACCCATCTCTGCACTCTGCGGGTAATCTCGACGCCTCGGTCGGCCTCCATGATAGCAGAAACTGGAGCGGTGTCATTTTATTCTTGAACGCATAGTGTACTCGCTTCGTATTGTAGAACACGAGGTAGTC is part of the bacterium genome and encodes:
- a CDS encoding co-chaperone GroES, whose product is MSKTNNAKSGGGKEGAKRSIQPLGDRVLLKPLSAEETTTKSAAGIIIPDTVDKEKPMQGKIIAVGEGRYSDEGKLIPMRVKVGDRVVFSKYSPDEIKIEGEEYYILSESSVLAVVN